A single genomic interval of Leptospira dzoumogneensis harbors:
- a CDS encoding COX15/CtaA family protein, which translates to MIASTYSHFRKFSLFLVVYSVLIFLNLLYGPLVRATDSGLACPDWPFCFGKFFPDFDFNIFMEVGHRYYSGLLGIVLIAGTIWTAIVPELRKPFLGYFIVGILLIASQITLGGLTVLLSLDPATVNLHLLNAILFLLCIVTATFKAAYLANSTNSNEFLTKQSLLQKDQIPLLIGVLLIFFQIILGGRVSSNYAGLACLEFPTCNGEWIPSVPEHKIQIQVQHRLGAYLVAFYILLINLYGIFKGFTAETKKYVRIAIILLLIQIGLGVVNVYMKLPKLVTAAHTGVAILLFLSMYAVWVQRASELSKSKVS; encoded by the coding sequence ATGATCGCTTCTACTTATTCTCATTTCAGAAAGTTTTCTCTCTTTCTGGTCGTGTATTCGGTTTTAATTTTTCTAAATTTATTATACGGACCTCTTGTCAGAGCTACTGACTCCGGACTCGCTTGTCCTGATTGGCCTTTTTGTTTCGGTAAATTTTTTCCAGACTTCGATTTTAATATTTTTATGGAAGTCGGACATAGATATTATTCCGGACTTTTAGGAATTGTTCTGATCGCAGGCACTATCTGGACTGCGATCGTTCCTGAATTAAGAAAACCTTTCTTAGGTTATTTTATCGTTGGGATCTTACTGATTGCTTCTCAAATTACTTTGGGAGGTTTAACTGTTCTTCTTTCTTTAGATCCTGCGACTGTTAATCTTCATTTATTGAATGCGATCTTGTTCTTACTTTGTATAGTTACCGCGACTTTCAAGGCCGCCTATCTTGCAAATTCCACGAATTCAAACGAGTTTTTAACGAAACAAAGTTTATTGCAGAAGGACCAGATCCCTCTTTTGATCGGAGTATTATTGATCTTCTTCCAAATTATTTTGGGGGGAAGAGTTAGTTCCAATTACGCAGGACTCGCTTGTTTAGAATTTCCGACTTGTAACGGAGAATGGATCCCTTCCGTTCCGGAACACAAGATACAGATCCAAGTCCAGCATAGATTGGGCGCCTACTTAGTGGCATTTTATATTCTTCTAATAAACCTTTATGGAATATTCAAAGGATTCACAGCGGAAACCAAAAAATACGTAAGAATAGCTATCATTCTCCTGCTCATACAGATAGGATTGGGAGTTGTGAACGTATATATGAAACTTCCGAAATTAGTGACCGCTGCTCATACCGGAGTGGCCATTCTTCTTTTCTTATCCATGTATGCAGTTTGGGTGCAGAGAGCTTCCGAGCTGTCTAAGAGTAAGGTTTCTTAA
- the cyoE gene encoding heme o synthase yields MNSFLSDWNQMIKPRVSSLVLATAVPGLYLGAPNAPGTLLVFMTMLGTFLMSSASFVFNQIIEIDRDSKMKRTANRPLPAGRISIPQAWIVGFAMTFAAFGILYYFANLLTALCAFAALLAYVFLYTILLKPRTHQNIVIGGVAGCVGPLIGYAAVSNSLPLPAWILFLMIFLWTPAHFWALAIFLKEDYSDANFPMLPVVKGVKETGRSILFYTILYVGSVIAFYWAEPTMGWLYMISSVALSISILYLSVKLFQNPEPKFARGFFFFSILHLFLINILILIDHSIAA; encoded by the coding sequence ATGAATAGTTTTCTTTCAGACTGGAACCAAATGATCAAACCAAGGGTAAGTTCCCTTGTTTTAGCTACTGCCGTGCCTGGTTTATATCTAGGCGCTCCTAATGCACCCGGCACACTTCTGGTTTTTATGACTATGCTTGGGACTTTTTTAATGTCCTCCGCATCTTTTGTCTTCAACCAGATCATTGAAATAGATAGAGATTCTAAAATGAAAAGGACTGCGAATCGTCCGCTTCCTGCGGGAAGGATCAGCATCCCTCAGGCTTGGATCGTTGGGTTTGCGATGACTTTCGCCGCATTCGGGATCTTATATTATTTTGCGAATCTTCTCACTGCATTATGTGCGTTTGCGGCACTTCTCGCTTATGTTTTTCTTTATACCATTCTATTAAAACCTAGAACACATCAGAATATAGTAATAGGTGGAGTGGCAGGTTGTGTGGGACCTTTGATCGGTTACGCGGCAGTTAGTAATTCTTTACCTTTACCTGCTTGGATCTTATTTCTGATGATCTTTCTCTGGACCCCGGCTCATTTCTGGGCTCTTGCGATCTTCCTGAAAGAAGACTATAGCGATGCGAATTTTCCTATGCTCCCAGTTGTGAAAGGTGTAAAGGAAACCGGACGTTCTATTTTGTTTTATACGATTCTGTATGTGGGATCAGTGATCGCGTTCTATTGGGCGGAACCTACTATGGGTTGGCTGTATATGATCTCTTCCGTGGCGCTGAGTATCTCTATACTTTATCTTTCCGTAAAATTATTCCAGAATCCGGAGCCTAAGTTTGCCAGAGGATTTTTCTTTTTCAGTATTCTTCACTTGTTTTTGATCAATATTTTAATTCTGATCGATCACTCCATCGCTGCTTAA